The Eubacteriaceae bacterium Marseille-Q4139 genome has a window encoding:
- a CDS encoding alpha/beta fold hydrolase codes for MKYILLHGLGQTASSWNAVREALDVKSGVLCPELSEWLSGTSGSYRDLYREMERFCGQFDEPLALCGLSLGGMLALNYAAEHEAQVKALVLIGTQPSVPKTLLKIQNTVFRIMPAAAFGSMGFDKKTVLSLSRSMENLDFRNDLGQIFCRTLVVCGEKDRANRRAAIELRRQIPAARLSVIPNAGHEVNTENPASLGRILNRFFAAQAVFQGKLEEKERTAG; via the coding sequence ATGAAATACATCCTGCTTCACGGACTGGGGCAGACGGCCTCGTCCTGGAATGCGGTCAGAGAGGCGCTGGACGTAAAATCCGGGGTTCTGTGTCCGGAACTGTCTGAGTGGCTTTCCGGCACAAGCGGCAGCTACCGGGACCTGTACCGGGAGATGGAGCGCTTCTGCGGCCAGTTTGATGAGCCGCTTGCTTTATGCGGCCTTTCCCTGGGCGGGATGCTCGCCCTGAACTACGCGGCAGAGCATGAAGCACAGGTGAAGGCGCTGGTTTTAATCGGAACACAGCCATCGGTGCCGAAAACGCTGCTGAAAATCCAGAATACGGTCTTTCGCATCATGCCGGCCGCGGCGTTCGGCTCCATGGGCTTTGATAAAAAAACGGTTTTAAGCCTTTCCCGCTCCATGGAAAATCTGGATTTCCGGAACGATCTGGGCCAGATTTTCTGCCGGACTCTTGTTGTCTGCGGAGAAAAAGACAGGGCCAACCGGCGGGCGGCAATAGAACTCAGGCGGCAGATTCCTGCCGCACGGCTGTCTGTTATCCCAAATGCAGGCCATGAGGTCAATACAGAAAATCCTGCCAGCCTCGGGCGCATCTTAAACCGTTTTTTTGCTGCACAAGCCGTTTTCCAGGGGAAGCTTGAGGAGAAAGAGAGGACTGCCGGATGA
- the rnr gene encoding ribonuclease R — MEENLMKERKETLLALMNEESYVPMKLKELAILLDIPKSRREELKEVLDALIADGKAGVSKKGKYGKAELFSRTGVFTANPRGFGFVTAEGFLEDLFVAPDNTGGAMDGDTVQIIIEEGRGKRRMEAVVIKILKRANETMVGLYERNRRYGFVIPDNPRITSDIFIPEGKDMGAVSGHKVLVRLTSYGGKNKNPEGEVKEILGHINDPGVDVLSVIRAYGLPEEFPEEVMKEAAKAPESLSEAMVEKELQNGRTDLRHVPMVTIDGEDAKDLDDAVSISKEIVDGEAVYHLGVHIADVTHYVKEGKALDAEAKKRGTSVYLVDRVIPMLPHRLSNGICSLNAGEDRLALSCLMDIDEKGHVASHKICESVIRVDRRMTYTAVNEILTDGEAGGCFSEYREFAPMFFEMNEAAELLRARRRARGAVDFDFAECKILLDEKGRPKAIKPRQRNAATRLIEDFMLAANETVAEEYFWQQVPFLYRTHEKPDEEKSRRFASLIGSFGYSLHFINGELHPKELQKLLDKAAGKPEEPLISRMALRSMKQAKYTVSCDGHFGLAASYYTHFTSPIRRYPDLQIHRIIKENLHGELGKKRIAHYEKILPDTAAWSSARERLAEEAERETDKMKKVEFMERHIGEEFDGVISGVTGYGFYVELPNTVEGMVRVSELDGDYYVFDEERYCLVGEMTGRTYKLGQKIRIQVVSADRYLKTIDFLPVREFRRK; from the coding sequence ATGGAAGAAAATCTGATGAAGGAGCGGAAGGAGACCCTTCTGGCCCTGATGAACGAGGAAAGCTATGTGCCGATGAAGCTTAAGGAGCTGGCGATCCTTCTGGATATCCCGAAAAGCAGGCGGGAGGAGCTGAAAGAAGTCCTCGATGCGCTGATTGCCGACGGAAAGGCCGGCGTGTCGAAAAAAGGGAAGTACGGAAAGGCAGAGTTATTTTCCCGTACCGGCGTTTTTACGGCAAATCCCAGAGGCTTCGGCTTCGTGACGGCCGAGGGCTTTTTGGAAGACCTGTTCGTGGCCCCGGACAACACGGGCGGCGCCATGGACGGCGATACGGTACAGATTATTATAGAGGAAGGACGCGGGAAACGGCGGATGGAAGCCGTCGTCATAAAGATCTTAAAGCGGGCAAACGAGACGATGGTGGGGCTTTATGAAAGGAACCGCCGCTACGGTTTTGTGATTCCCGACAACCCGCGGATTACGTCGGACATCTTTATCCCGGAGGGAAAAGATATGGGCGCCGTCTCCGGCCATAAGGTGCTGGTGCGGCTGACGTCCTACGGCGGAAAAAACAAAAATCCCGAGGGCGAGGTAAAGGAGATCCTGGGGCATATAAACGACCCGGGCGTCGACGTGCTGTCGGTGATCCGCGCATACGGCCTGCCGGAAGAATTTCCGGAGGAAGTCATGAAAGAAGCGGCGAAGGCACCGGAGTCTCTTTCGGAGGCCATGGTGGAAAAAGAGCTTCAAAACGGCCGCACAGACCTCCGCCATGTGCCCATGGTGACTATTGACGGCGAGGACGCAAAAGATCTCGACGATGCCGTCAGCATTTCAAAGGAAATCGTGGACGGGGAAGCCGTCTATCATCTGGGCGTCCACATCGCCGACGTGACCCACTATGTAAAAGAAGGCAAGGCTCTGGACGCGGAGGCGAAGAAGCGCGGCACCAGCGTCTATCTGGTGGACCGGGTGATCCCGATGCTGCCACACAGGCTTTCCAACGGGATCTGCTCTTTAAATGCCGGTGAGGACAGGCTGGCCTTGAGCTGTCTCATGGATATCGACGAAAAGGGCCATGTGGCGAGCCATAAAATCTGCGAGAGCGTGATCCGCGTTGACAGGCGGATGACCTATACGGCCGTCAATGAAATCCTGACGGACGGGGAGGCAGGCGGCTGTTTTTCGGAGTACCGGGAGTTTGCGCCGATGTTTTTTGAAATGAACGAGGCGGCAGAGCTTCTAAGGGCCAGGAGACGGGCACGGGGTGCCGTGGACTTCGACTTTGCGGAATGCAAAATTCTTCTGGATGAAAAGGGACGGCCGAAGGCCATTAAGCCGCGCCAGAGGAACGCGGCCACGCGGCTCATCGAGGACTTCATGCTGGCGGCCAATGAGACTGTGGCCGAAGAATATTTCTGGCAGCAGGTGCCGTTCCTCTACCGCACCCATGAAAAGCCGGACGAGGAAAAAAGCCGGCGGTTTGCCTCCTTAATCGGGAGCTTCGGCTACTCGCTGCATTTCATAAACGGCGAGCTTCATCCGAAGGAGCTCCAGAAGCTTCTCGACAAGGCGGCCGGAAAGCCGGAGGAGCCGCTCATTTCCAGGATGGCGCTCCGCTCCATGAAGCAGGCCAAATATACGGTCAGCTGTGACGGGCATTTCGGCCTGGCAGCCAGCTACTACACCCATTTTACCTCACCGATCAGAAGGTACCCGGATCTTCAGATCCACAGGATTATCAAGGAAAACCTCCACGGCGAGCTGGGGAAAAAGCGGATTGCCCACTACGAAAAAATCCTTCCGGACACGGCGGCCTGGTCTTCGGCCAGGGAGCGGCTGGCGGAGGAAGCCGAGCGGGAGACCGACAAGATGAAAAAGGTGGAATTCATGGAACGCCATATCGGAGAGGAGTTCGACGGCGTGATTTCCGGCGTCACCGGCTACGGCTTTTATGTGGAGCTGCCCAACACCGTGGAAGGCATGGTGCGGGTCAGTGAGCTGGACGGGGATTACTACGTGTTTGACGAAGAGCGGTACTGCCTCGTCGGGGAGATGACGGGACGGACGTATAAGCTGGGACAGAAGATCCGGATCCAGGTGGTTTCTGCCGACCGGTACTTAAAGACCATCGACTTTCTGCCGGTGCGGGAATTCCGGAGGAAATAA
- the rsmH gene encoding 16S rRNA (cytosine(1402)-N(4))-methyltransferase RsmH, with product MEEKQHKRRVRYSGTHPKKYSEKYKELDPEKYADTIAHVIQKGGTPAGMHISICVQEILDFLKIEPGQTGLDATLGYGGHTRKMLECLDGKGHLYALDVDPIESEKTKKRLLEAGYGPEILTVKLMNFADIDQAAREAGGFDFVLADLGVSSMQIDNPERGFTFKADGPLDLRMNPLKGQSAAERLLEMSREELTGMLLENSDEPYAEEIAAAIVKKLRKGEAIGTTFALRDTIGEALSFLPKNDQAEAVKKACQRTFQALRIDVNGEFEALYSFLSKLPDALKPGGRAAILTFHSGEDRLVKKSFKEFYQEGIYSDISKDVIRPSAEECARNSRARSTKMRWAVRA from the coding sequence ATGGAAGAGAAACAGCATAAGCGCCGGGTGCGGTACTCCGGTACCCATCCGAAAAAATACAGTGAAAAATACAAGGAGCTGGATCCGGAAAAATACGCCGATACCATCGCCCATGTCATCCAAAAGGGCGGCACGCCGGCCGGCATGCACATTTCCATCTGCGTACAGGAAATCCTGGATTTTTTAAAGATTGAACCGGGACAGACCGGGTTGGATGCGACTCTGGGCTATGGCGGCCATACGAGGAAAATGCTGGAATGCCTGGATGGAAAAGGCCATCTTTACGCCCTGGACGTGGATCCGATTGAGTCGGAAAAGACGAAGAAGCGGCTCCTTGAGGCCGGCTACGGGCCGGAGATTCTGACGGTGAAGTTAATGAATTTCGCAGACATCGACCAGGCAGCCAGGGAGGCAGGCGGCTTTGACTTCGTGCTGGCAGACCTGGGCGTCTCCTCCATGCAGATTGACAATCCGGAGCGCGGCTTTACCTTTAAAGCCGACGGGCCGCTGGATCTGCGGATGAACCCCTTAAAGGGACAGAGCGCGGCAGAGCGTCTTCTGGAAATGAGCAGGGAAGAGCTTACCGGAATGCTTCTGGAAAATTCCGACGAGCCCTACGCCGAGGAAATCGCTGCCGCCATTGTGAAAAAGCTCAGAAAAGGGGAAGCGATTGGGACAACCTTCGCCTTGAGGGATACCATCGGAGAGGCGCTTTCGTTCCTTCCGAAAAACGACCAGGCCGAAGCTGTGAAAAAAGCGTGCCAGAGAACCTTCCAGGCCTTGCGGATTGACGTAAACGGGGAATTTGAGGCACTTTATTCGTTTCTTTCAAAGCTCCCGGACGCCTTAAAGCCAGGCGGGCGCGCGGCCATTTTGACTTTCCATTCCGGCGAGGACAGGCTGGTGAAGAAATCCTTTAAGGAGTTTTACCAGGAGGGGATTTACAGCGATATTTCAAAAGACGTGATCCGCCCGTCGGCGGAAGAATGCGCGAGAAACAGCCGCGCCAGATCCACGAAAATGCGGTGGGCCGTGCGGGCATAA
- the smpB gene encoding SsrA-binding protein SmpB, which produces MGKDSIKLIANNKKAYFDYFIDEKFEAGIALAGTEVKSLRMGKCSIKESFVRIVNNEVMIFGMHISPYEKGNIFNKDPLRERKLLMHRHEINKLKGKLQEKGLTLVPLQVYFKGSLVKVEIGLARGKKLYDKRADIAKKDQRRELEKDFKVKNLY; this is translated from the coding sequence ATGGGGAAGGACAGCATTAAGCTGATTGCGAATAATAAAAAGGCGTATTTTGACTATTTTATCGACGAGAAATTCGAGGCCGGCATTGCCCTGGCCGGGACAGAGGTGAAATCCCTGCGGATGGGCAAATGCAGCATTAAGGAGTCCTTTGTGCGGATCGTGAACAACGAAGTCATGATTTTCGGCATGCACATCAGCCCTTACGAAAAAGGCAATATCTTCAACAAGGATCCGCTGAGAGAGCGGAAGCTTTTAATGCACCGCCACGAGATCAATAAGCTAAAGGGAAAGCTCCAGGAAAAGGGCCTGACCCTGGTGCCGCTCCAGGTTTATTTCAAAGGGAGCCTGGTGAAGGTGGAGATCGGCCTGGCGCGCGGAAAGAAGCTCTATGACAAGCGTGCCGACATCGCAAAGAAGGATCAGAGAAGAGAGCTGGAAAAGGACTTTAAGGTGAAAAATCTGTATTAA
- a CDS encoding GNAT family N-acetyltransferase: MNIRKAEKKDASRLAEILIFAKRTAYRPIFENDYVSFQEMQVLDLALDFRDRPDALREIYVYDDGIVKGMMHVEKGEDGIKKLELRELYIDPFFQGEGVGSCLMRAFLSIAEREKAEQVFLWVLEENKRARGFYERFGYRPSMERKVQPGTDKYLVKYEKTCYSSLIT; encoded by the coding sequence ATGAACATCAGAAAAGCAGAAAAAAAGGACGCGTCCCGGCTGGCCGAGATCCTGATTTTCGCCAAGCGGACGGCGTACCGCCCGATTTTTGAGAATGATTACGTCTCCTTTCAGGAAATGCAGGTTCTTGATCTGGCGCTGGATTTCAGGGACAGGCCGGACGCTTTGAGGGAAATCTACGTCTATGACGACGGCATCGTAAAGGGCATGATGCATGTGGAAAAAGGAGAGGACGGCATCAAAAAGCTGGAGCTTAGGGAGCTTTATATCGACCCGTTTTTCCAGGGCGAAGGCGTGGGGAGCTGTCTCATGAGAGCGTTCCTTTCCATTGCGGAAAGAGAAAAGGCGGAGCAGGTGTTTTTGTGGGTTTTAGAGGAAAATAAAAGGGCCAGGGGCTTTTATGAACGGTTCGGATACCGGCCATCCATGGAGCGGAAGGTGCAGCCGGGGACGGACAAATACCTGGTAAAATATGAAAAAACGTGCTATTCTAGTCTTATCACCTGA